In the Agromyces flavus genome, GACCTCGGCGAGCAAGCGGGCGAGCTGGCCCGGGCGATCGTCGACCATGACGATGACCGTCGTGAAGCGCTTGTCGGTGCCGTGCTTGCCGGGCAGTCGCTCGACGCCCGTGTTGCCGCCCGTGAGCTCCTCGGCGACGCGGCGCCGGGCGCCCGGCGCGGCCGGATCGGCCAGCGCGCCGATGAACCGGTCGAGATCCTCGCGGTAGGCGAGCAGGATGTCGCGGACGGGCGCCGCGTTGGCGCCGAGGATCTGCACCCACAGGTCGGGGTCGCTCGCTGCGATGCGCGTGACGTCGCGCACGCCCTGGCCGGCGAGGCCCAGCGCGGCGTTCGGAGCGTCGATGAATCGGCGGGCCATGATGCTCGCGACCACTTGGGGCACGTGCGAGATGAGCGCGACGCCGCGGTCGTGCTCCTCGGGGGTCATCTCGACGAGCGTCGCGCCGAGGTCGAGGATGAGGTCGTCGATGGCGCTCGCACGCCGGTAGCTGATCTCGTCGTGCGCGGCGACCACCCAGGGCCGACCCGCGAAGAGGTCGGCGCGTGCCGCGAGCGGTCCGCCGCGCTCGCGCCCCGCGAGGGGGTGCGAGCCGATGTACCGGGAGACGTCGGCGCCCGCCTCGACGAGCTCGGCGAGGATGCCGGCCTTGACGCTCGCGACGTCGGTGACGATGGCGTCGGGGAACGCCGCGAGCTCGTCGGCGATGACGCGGGCCGTGACATCCGGCGGCACCGCCACCACGATGAGCTGGGGCTCGTCGCCCGCCTGGGCCGGCCGGCCGGCGCCGAGATCGACCGCGATCGCGACGTGCGTGGGCGAGGCGTCGGCGAGGATCACGTCGATCCCGCGCGCCCGGAGCCCGAGCGCGACGCTCGTGCCGAGCAGGCCGGCGCCGACGACGCGGACCGGCCCGATCAGCCGTGATTCGACCACGTCAGCGCGCACCCTTCCGGCCGGCGTCCGCCGCCCGGGCGATGGTCAGGAGCTGGCCGAGTTCGATCTTAGACAACTCGCGGATCGCGCCGGACCTCAGGGTGCCGAGGTGGAGCGGCCCGAACTGGCGGCGCACGAGCTCGACCACCGGGTGGCCCACGGCGTCGAGCATTCGTCGCACGATGCGGTTGCGTCCGGAGTGCAGCGTGATCTCGACCATCGTGTGACCCGAATCGCCCTGCGCCTGGAGGATCTTGGCGCGGTCGGCGCGGATGGGACCGTCCTCGAGCTCGACGCCGCGCTTGAGCTGCTGGAGCGTCTGCGGCGTCATCCGCCCTCGCACCTTCGCGATGTACGTCTTCTCGACGCCGAACGACGGGTGGGCGAGCACGTGCGCCAGCTCCCCGTCGTTCGTGAGGAGCAGCAGGCCGCTCGTGTCGCCGTCGAGCCGGCCGACGTTGAACACGCGGACCCCGAGGTCGTCGGTGAACCGGCGCAGGTCGGGCCGGTCCTGCTCATCGCGCATGGACGAGACCACGCCGCGCGGCTTGTTCAGCATGAAGTAGCGCTTGTCCTGGTCGAGCTGCACCGCGGTGCCGTCGACTGCGACCTTGTCGGCCACGGGGTCGATGCGCGTCCCGAGCTCGGTCACCACGCGGCCGTTCACCTCGACGCGGCCCGCGACGATGAGGTCCTCCGCGACGCGGCGGCTGGCGACGCCCGCGGCCGCGAGCGCCTTCTGCAGGCGGACGCCCGCGGGCAGGTCGCCCGTGGGGCCGCCGGGGCCCTCGGGCGCATCAGAGGTGGTCACGTTCGAATCCCTCCTGCCCGCCGTCGAGCAGCGGTGAGATCGGCGGCAGGTCGTCGAGCGACGCGATGCCGAGGTTGGTCAGCAGCAGGTCGGTCGTGCCGTACAGGATCGCGCCGGTCTCCTCGTCGGTGTCGACCTCGGTGATGAGGCCCCGGCCGAGCAGCGTGCGCACGACCGAGTCGACGTTGACCGCGCGGATCGATGCGATGGACGACCGCGAGATCGGCTGCTTGTACGCGATCACGGCGAGCGTCTCGAGCGCGGGCTGCGACAACCTGGTCGAGGTCTGGGCCAGCACCGCGCTCGTGATGAGGGCGTCGTACTCCTCGCGCGCGTAGAACCGCCATCCGCCGCCGACCTCGCGCAACTCGAAGGCGCGACGGATGCCTCCGGCCGCCGCAGCCTGCCCGCCGGCATCGGTGCGCGGCTCACCCGAGGGCGCTCCCCCGTCGTAGTCCGCGCGCAGGCGCGCGATCGCGGCCTTCACCTCGGCGATGGGGCGGGCGACGGCCGCCGCGAGGTGCACGAGGCTCTGCGGCTCGTCGGCCACGAAGAGCAGGGCCTCGAGCGCGCGGTCGAGGTCGAGGCGCGGCTGGCCCGGCACGTCGAGCGGCGTGACGACCGACACCTCCGGTCCCACCGCGGCATCCGTCTCACTCGTCATAGTCGGCTCCCAGGCTCTCGAGGCTGTCGTCGGACCAGTGCTCGTTCGCGGCCCAGCGCAGGGTCAGCTCGCCGAGCGGCTCGAGCTGCTCGAAGCCGATCGCAGCGTGGCGGTACAGCTCGAGCACCGCGAGGAACCGCGCCACGACGATACCGGTTCGATCGACGCCCGCGATGAGCTGCCGGAACGTCACGGGGTCGCCGCGTCGCAGCACCGCCACGACGTGGGCCGCCTGCTCGCGGATGGACACGAGCGGCGCGTGCAGGTGATCGAGCCCGACCATGGGCACCTCGCGCGGGGTCAGCGCCAGCAGCGCGAGTGCACCGAAGTCCTCGGCGCCGAGCGTCCAGCGCAGTTCGGGCACCCGTTGGCGGAACCGCTCCTCGAGTCGGACCGTGCGCGCATGCCGTGCGGACTCGGCATCGATGCGGCCGCCGAACCAGCGCGCGGCCTCCTTGAACGCGCGGTACTGCAGCAGGCGCGCGAACAGCAGGTCGCGCGCCTCCAGCAGGGCGACATCCTCGGCGTCGACGAGCTCGCCCTGCGGCAGGAGCCCCGCCACCTTCAGGTCGAGCAGCGTCGCCGCGACGACGAGGAACTCGCTCGCACGATCGAGGTCCTCGTTGGTCTCGATGCCGCGCAGGTACGCGATGAAGTCGTCGGTCACGGCCGACAGCGACACCTCGGTGATGTCGAGCTCGTGCTTCGCGATCAGCGAGAGCAGCAGGTCGAACGGGCCCTCGAAGTTCGACAGGGCGACGCGGAACTCGGGACCGGACTCGGCCTCGCCCACCGCACCATCCGGCCCCTGGCTCGGCTCGTCGCCCGGGCCGCGCAGTTCGTCCGCCTCGTCGGCCATCGGATGGC is a window encoding:
- the scpB gene encoding SMC-Scp complex subunit ScpB, encoding MTSETDAAVGPEVSVVTPLDVPGQPRLDLDRALEALLFVADEPQSLVHLAAAVARPIAEVKAAIARLRADYDGGAPSGEPRTDAGGQAAAAGGIRRAFELREVGGGWRFYAREEYDALITSAVLAQTSTRLSQPALETLAVIAYKQPISRSSIASIRAVNVDSVVRTLLGRGLITEVDTDEETGAILYGTTDLLLTNLGIASLDDLPPISPLLDGGQEGFERDHL
- a CDS encoding segregation and condensation protein A — protein: MADEADELRGPGDEPSQGPDGAVGEAESGPEFRVALSNFEGPFDLLLSLIAKHELDITEVSLSAVTDDFIAYLRGIETNEDLDRASEFLVVAATLLDLKVAGLLPQGELVDAEDVALLEARDLLFARLLQYRAFKEAARWFGGRIDAESARHARTVRLEERFRQRVPELRWTLGAEDFGALALLALTPREVPMVGLDHLHAPLVSIREQAAHVVAVLRRGDPVTFRQLIAGVDRTGIVVARFLAVLELYRHAAIGFEQLEPLGELTLRWAANEHWSDDSLESLGADYDE
- a CDS encoding prephenate dehydrogenase: MVESRLIGPVRVVGAGLLGTSVALGLRARGIDVILADASPTHVAIAVDLGAGRPAQAGDEPQLIVVAVPPDVTARVIADELAAFPDAIVTDVASVKAGILAELVEAGADVSRYIGSHPLAGRERGGPLAARADLFAGRPWVVAAHDEISYRRASAIDDLILDLGATLVEMTPEEHDRGVALISHVPQVVASIMARRFIDAPNAALGLAGQGVRDVTRIAASDPDLWVQILGANAAPVRDILLAYREDLDRFIGALADPAAPGARRRVAEELTGGNTGVERLPGKHGTDKRFTTVIVMVDDRPGQLARLLAEVGEIGVNLEDLRLEHSPGRQVGLAEIAVLPEAADRLTTELAERGWRIAG
- a CDS encoding pseudouridine synthase, which produces MTTSDAPEGPGGPTGDLPAGVRLQKALAAAGVASRRVAEDLIVAGRVEVNGRVVTELGTRIDPVADKVAVDGTAVQLDQDKRYFMLNKPRGVVSSMRDEQDRPDLRRFTDDLGVRVFNVGRLDGDTSGLLLLTNDGELAHVLAHPSFGVEKTYIAKVRGRMTPQTLQQLKRGVELEDGPIRADRAKILQAQGDSGHTMVEITLHSGRNRIVRRMLDAVGHPVVELVRRQFGPLHLGTLRSGAIRELSKIELGQLLTIARAADAGRKGAR